One window from the genome of Acinetobacter lanii encodes:
- a CDS encoding short-chain fatty acid transporter: MDNSQNILQRFALKVSDWSEKWFPDSYIFALLGVIIVAVAALAIGAPAKDVAISFGDGFWSLIPFTMQMCMLIIVGYVVSVSKPVEILIQKMARIPNSGRSAIVLVATVSLLISLINWAMSTVLTALLVIALAKRKELNMDYRAAAAAAIIGMGATWALGISSSAAQLQANKTSLPEPIYNLTGVIPFTETIFLPQSMIMTAVLIVASIAICYWSAPKGNHIKTIDQFDVQLDEEKPTQDANAPKRPGDWLENSPILSILIVVLGLIWMFNEFGKSNPILAISSLNTYNFIFLMLGIALHGTPRNFLNAVSKAVPAVAGVLIQFPLYGSIAFIMTKALNGADLSLSHYIAEFFVSIASKETFAIVMGIYSAILGFFIPSGGGKWIIEAPYVIQAAHDLKVHLGWSVQIYNAAEALPNLINPFFMLPMLGILKLKAKDVIGFTVTQLIFHVPLVLFLLWILGRSLAYTPPVF; this comes from the coding sequence ATGGATAATTCTCAAAATATATTGCAAAGATTTGCTTTAAAAGTCAGTGATTGGTCAGAGAAATGGTTTCCTGACTCCTATATTTTCGCTTTACTTGGGGTGATTATTGTTGCCGTCGCGGCACTTGCCATTGGTGCCCCTGCTAAAGATGTTGCGATTTCATTTGGTGATGGATTTTGGAGCCTAATTCCTTTCACCATGCAAATGTGTATGTTGATCATTGTGGGCTATGTCGTTTCAGTCTCCAAACCGGTTGAAATTCTTATTCAGAAAATGGCACGAATCCCAAACTCAGGGCGTAGTGCGATTGTTCTGGTTGCGACAGTGAGTCTATTGATTTCATTGATCAATTGGGCAATGAGTACTGTGTTGACAGCACTTTTGGTGATTGCTCTAGCAAAACGTAAAGAGCTGAATATGGATTATCGCGCCGCAGCTGCAGCTGCAATTATTGGCATGGGCGCAACATGGGCACTTGGTATCAGCTCCTCTGCGGCTCAGCTTCAAGCCAATAAAACCAGTCTTCCTGAACCGATATACAACTTAACCGGTGTCATTCCCTTTACGGAAACCATTTTCCTCCCTCAGTCGATGATCATGACTGCAGTACTCATTGTGGCGTCTATTGCAATTTGCTATTGGTCAGCACCGAAAGGCAACCACATCAAAACCATAGATCAATTTGATGTTCAACTTGATGAAGAAAAACCTACCCAAGATGCAAATGCGCCAAAACGTCCGGGCGATTGGTTAGAAAACTCTCCGATTTTAAGTATTTTAATCGTTGTTCTAGGTCTGATTTGGATGTTCAACGAATTTGGTAAAAGCAATCCGATTCTTGCCATTTCAAGCCTGAATACCTATAACTTTATATTTCTGATGCTCGGCATTGCTTTGCATGGCACGCCACGTAACTTTTTAAATGCTGTGTCGAAAGCCGTTCCTGCTGTAGCAGGCGTACTGATTCAGTTTCCACTGTATGGCAGTATCGCCTTTATTATGACCAAAGCTTTAAATGGCGCAGATCTATCGCTTTCTCATTATATTGCGGAATTCTTTGTGTCGATCGCTTCTAAAGAAACCTTTGCCATCGTGATGGGCATTTATTCTGCAATCTTAGGTTTCTTTATTCCTTCAGGTGGCGGTAAATGGATTATTGAAGCGCCCTATGTAATTCAAGCGGCACATGATTTAAAAGTACATTTGGGTTGGTCAGTGCAAATTTATAATGCGGCTGAAGCCTTACCGAATTTAATTAACCCGTTCTTTATGCTCCCCATGCTTGGCATTTTAAAACTCAAAGCCAAAGACGTAATTGGCTTTACCGTGACCCAACTGATTTTCCATGTCCCATTGGTGCTGTTCTTATTGTGGATTTTAGGTCGATCACTCGCCTACACCCCACCTGTTTTCTAA
- the dsbD gene encoding protein-disulfide reductase DsbD, with product MTLGISLNPVAHANPDFLPAEQAFQFSAESINKQKAQLKWEIAAHYYLYHDQFKVLIDSQDDSAKKNIISLKLPQGHQKNDPTFGVTEVHYDAVTAEFIAKPNTTYTVYWQGCSQDGLCYPLQNKTIKTDADGLLAQEWSSLGFSNRQLLNSSANNHANLLGNNAIDARSNSSVSSSDASSTSDLSQIDQSQILQDSAIEQQDLSNTDLNDNPKNQKANISQSNVSSTSLQWNDDQSFFNLLSKDSIFLNLLIFLALGVLLAFLPCSLPLIPIISTLIIQRKTGYKAVAIVSSFIMSMAVVYGLMGVFVAEIGYSFQRWFQSPMFISAFALLFVIFALNLFGLFQLSLPQRWINTLNQFQNKQKAGTLLGSIGMGALSALIVGPCMSAPLAGALLFVSQSHSAVLGGLYLFVLGLGIGLPLLIASLFGTRLLPKPGLWMNHLKVCFGFMMLCMAIYFIRPMLSQMLYSGLLAMIALGLAIYLIKVFKDTQTALNKGLVIFAIMASIATTFYFAYQAYLTQLIVHQHNDRSSWQQVSTETALNQALEQAKAQQKFAVVDVYADWCVACQPLEKEVFPRADVQRALHDFVLIKLDLSTYEKSQDLILKQHEILGPPTLLIFNAEGEEIRDLRLTGSFKAEQLIQQLQKTE from the coding sequence ATGACATTGGGAATCAGCCTCAACCCTGTGGCACATGCAAATCCGGATTTTCTCCCTGCTGAACAAGCCTTTCAATTTTCAGCAGAATCGATCAACAAACAAAAAGCACAGTTAAAGTGGGAGATCGCAGCGCATTATTATCTGTATCATGATCAGTTTAAAGTGCTTATCGATAGTCAAGATGATTCTGCGAAGAAGAACATAATCAGTTTAAAACTGCCTCAAGGGCATCAAAAAAATGATCCGACATTCGGTGTGACAGAAGTGCATTATGATGCAGTTACTGCAGAATTTATTGCAAAACCCAATACCACCTACACTGTGTATTGGCAAGGCTGTTCCCAAGATGGACTGTGTTATCCACTGCAAAATAAAACCATTAAAACCGATGCTGATGGATTACTGGCTCAAGAATGGTCAAGTTTAGGATTTAGCAATAGACAATTGCTGAATTCTTCTGCCAATAATCATGCAAATCTATTAGGCAATAATGCAATTGATGCGCGGTCTAATTCATCGGTCTCAAGCAGTGATGCAAGCTCTACGTCGGATTTAAGCCAAATAGATCAATCACAAATTTTGCAAGATAGCGCAATAGAACAGCAAGACTTAAGCAACACCGATCTTAACGATAACCCAAAAAATCAAAAAGCCAATATTAGTCAATCCAACGTCAGTTCAACGTCATTACAATGGAATGATGATCAATCCTTTTTTAACTTATTATCTAAAGATTCAATATTTCTCAACCTTTTAATTTTTTTAGCACTCGGTGTCTTATTGGCATTTTTACCCTGCTCACTTCCCCTGATTCCGATTATTTCAACCCTGATTATTCAACGTAAGACCGGTTATAAAGCTGTAGCGATTGTCAGCAGTTTTATTATGAGTATGGCCGTGGTGTATGGCTTGATGGGTGTATTTGTCGCTGAAATTGGCTATAGCTTTCAGCGCTGGTTCCAAAGCCCAATGTTCATTTCAGCTTTTGCACTATTGTTTGTGATCTTTGCATTGAATTTATTTGGGTTATTTCAACTGTCCTTACCACAAAGGTGGATCAACACACTCAATCAATTTCAAAATAAGCAAAAAGCAGGCACCTTGCTCGGTTCAATCGGTATGGGGGCGTTGTCCGCACTGATTGTAGGTCCTTGTATGAGTGCGCCACTTGCAGGTGCCTTATTGTTTGTTTCGCAAAGTCATAGTGCGGTTTTAGGCGGGCTATACTTGTTTGTGTTGGGTCTCGGCATTGGACTTCCGCTGTTGATCGCCAGCCTATTTGGTACTCGACTTTTGCCTAAACCCGGACTGTGGATGAATCATTTAAAAGTCTGCTTTGGTTTTATGATGCTGTGCATGGCGATTTATTTTATCCGTCCAATGCTCAGTCAGATGCTGTATAGCGGGCTCTTGGCTATGATTGCGCTAGGCTTGGCTATATATTTAATCAAGGTCTTTAAGGACACGCAGACTGCTTTGAATAAAGGCTTGGTGATATTTGCTATCATGGCTTCAATCGCAACAACTTTTTACTTTGCCTATCAAGCTTACCTAACGCAATTGATTGTTCATCAACACAATGATCGTTCTTCATGGCAACAAGTTTCAACCGAAACCGCATTAAACCAAGCTTTAGAACAAGCCAAAGCTCAACAAAAGTTTGCGGTTGTTGATGTCTATGCGGATTGGTGTGTGGCCTGTCAACCTTTAGAAAAAGAGGTTTTTCCACGTGCAGATGTACAGCGCGCATTACACGATTTTGTTTTAATCAAACTTGATCTATCCACTTATGAAAAATCACAAGATCTGATTTTAAAACAACATGAAATTCTAGGTCCTCCGACCCTATTGATTTTTAATGCGGAGGGTGAAGAAATCCGCGACTTGAGGTTAACCGGAAGCTTTAAAGCAGAGCAATTGATTCAACAACTGCAAAAGACCGAATGA
- a CDS encoding phospholipase A: MSFNRIERTPLNLSIVTMLSFWGVTSSYAQDSSEQIKPASSQACVALESNADRLACYDALFKTTEPDKPVYVSEQRAAQELENTQQPKTLTDKIEKKVENLFSIHGAKVDPNTSLLDKRWELSEDSKLGTWNIRAHQPVYLLPGFWTSKKNEFPQSENPENTVEEDQNLKSMEAKFQISLKTKALENLIGNNGDVWIGYTQSSRWQVYNSQESRPFRETNYEPEASLVFHTNYNVLGLNGRLLGLTLNHQSNGRSDPLSRSWNRLMLNLGFERGNFAMMVRPWYRIEEDFKDDNNPDIKNYIGRGDLTSFYRWKDNEFSLMLRHSLKGGDDAHGAAQFDWAFPISGKLRGHFQLFDGYGESLIDYNHRATYVGLGVSLMNAF; this comes from the coding sequence ATGTCGTTCAATAGGATTGAACGCACACCATTGAACCTGAGCATCGTCACGATGCTCAGTTTTTGGGGCGTAACTTCAAGCTATGCGCAAGACTCATCAGAACAAATAAAACCCGCAAGTTCCCAAGCCTGTGTGGCTTTGGAATCAAATGCAGATCGCTTGGCATGTTACGATGCATTGTTTAAAACGACAGAACCTGATAAACCGGTTTATGTTTCAGAACAACGTGCAGCACAAGAATTAGAAAACACACAACAACCTAAAACTTTAACCGATAAAATTGAAAAAAAAGTCGAAAATCTTTTTTCTATTCATGGGGCTAAAGTCGACCCGAATACCTCTTTATTAGATAAACGCTGGGAACTGTCTGAAGACAGTAAGCTGGGTACGTGGAATATTCGTGCCCATCAGCCCGTGTATTTATTGCCAGGATTTTGGACCTCAAAAAAGAATGAATTTCCTCAAAGTGAAAACCCTGAAAATACGGTAGAGGAAGATCAAAACCTTAAATCAATGGAAGCGAAATTTCAGATTTCATTAAAGACCAAAGCGCTTGAAAATTTGATTGGCAATAATGGCGATGTTTGGATTGGCTATACCCAATCTTCACGTTGGCAGGTGTATAACTCGCAAGAATCACGACCATTTCGTGAAACCAACTATGAGCCTGAAGCAAGTTTGGTGTTCCATACCAACTATAATGTTCTGGGGTTAAATGGTCGCTTATTGGGTTTAACGTTGAATCACCAATCCAATGGTCGTTCAGATCCGCTATCACGTAGTTGGAACCGTTTGATGCTGAATTTGGGCTTTGAACGTGGCAATTTTGCCATGATGGTGCGTCCGTGGTATCGCATAGAAGAAGACTTTAAAGATGATAATAATCCAGACATTAAAAATTATATCGGTCGGGGTGATCTGACCTCGTTCTATCGTTGGAAAGACAATGAATTCAGCTTAATGCTGCGTCATTCTTTAAAAGGTGGGGATGATGCACATGGTGCAGCGCAATTTGATTGGGCATTCCCAATCAGTGGCAAACTGCGTGGACACTTTCAATTATTTGATGGTTATGGAGAGAGCTTAATCGACTATAACCACCGTGCCACTTACGTTGGCTTGGGTGTATCTTTGATGAATGCATTCTAA